A part of Phoenix dactylifera cultivar Barhee BC4 chromosome 2, palm_55x_up_171113_PBpolish2nd_filt_p, whole genome shotgun sequence genomic DNA contains:
- the LOC103706129 gene encoding probable aquaporin TIP1-1: MPISRIAIGTREEATHPNALKAALAEFICTLIFVFAGQGSGMAFSKLTGGSATTPAGLVAASLAHAFGLFVAVSVGANISGGHVNPAVTFGAFVGGNITLLRGILYWIAQLLGSTIACFLLRFSTGGLSTGTFGLTGISVWEALVLEIVMTFGLVYTVYATALDPKKGSLGTIAPIAIGFIVGANILAGGAFDGASMNPAVSFGPALVSWSWNNHWVYWAGPLIGGGLAGLVYEFFFISSTHEQLPSTDY, from the exons atgccgATTTCTCGGATAGCGATCGGGACTCGGGAGGAGGCGACTCATCCGAACGCCCTCAAAGCCGCCCTCGCTGAGTTCATCTGCACTCTCATCTTCGTCTTCGCCGGCCAGGGCTCCGGCATGGCTTTCA GCAAGCTAACTGGCGGCAGTGCGACCACGCCGGCAGGCCTGGTGGCAGCGTCGCTGGCGCACGCCTTCGGTCTGTTCGTGGCGGTGTCCGTGGGTGCCAACATCTCCGGCGGGCACGTCAACCCGGCGGTGACCTTCGGCGCCTTCGTCGGCGGCAACATCACTCTTCTCAGAGGAATTCTCTACTGGATAGCGCAGCTCCTCGGCTCCACTATTGCCTGCTTCCTCCTCCGCTTCTCCACCGGCGGCCTCTCCACCGGCACCTTCGGCCTCACCGGCATCAGCGTTTGGGAGGCGCTCGTCCTCGAGATCGTCATGACCTTCGGCCTCGTCTACACCGTCTACGCCACCGCCTTGGACCCCAAGAAGGGCAGCCTCGGGACGATTGCACCGATCGCGATCGGTTTCATCGTGGGAGCCAACATCCTCGCCGGCGGGGCCTTCGACGGGGCGTCGATGAACCCGGCGGTGTCCTTCGGTCCGGCGCTGGTGAGCTGGTCCTGGAACAACCACTGGGTATACTGGGCCGGTCCGCTCATCGGCGGCGGCCTCGCCGGGCTCGTCTACGAGTTCTTCTTCATCTCCAGCACCCACGAGCAGCTCCCAAGCACCGACTACTGA